In the Euphorbia lathyris chromosome 5, ddEupLath1.1, whole genome shotgun sequence genome, one interval contains:
- the LOC136228646 gene encoding transcription factor bHLH18-like, with protein MEITSALWLSELGMEDPSFNYYPHQFTPLDYPIDDLDFESFMNCPAIQTSQTVLERPKKQQKTNSWNSCTSDPVTSQAATPSSHIISFEKSLKTSPATHQQHYGLKPKSEIESNNLFADNSPLDGKFALAYYGQGSKKIAAAGSGRTPSHAQDHVIAERKRREKLSQRFIALSSIVPGLKKMDKASVLGEAIKYLKHMQDRVKTLEEQAAKRPMESVVFVKKSQVYTDDDLSSSSDENFDGSCDQTLPEIEARVSDKDVLIRIHCENQKGCIQKILNQVEKLPLNVTNTSILPFGNSTLDVTIVAQVEGELLMTVKDVVKTLRQGLIN; from the exons ATGGAAATCACATCGGCTTTATGGTTATCTGAATTG GGAATGGAGGATCCTTCTTTTAATTACTATCCACACCAATTTACCCCTCTTGATTACCCAATTGATGATCTTGATTTCGAGTCATTTATGAATTGTCCAGCTATTCAAACATCTCAAACCGTTCTTGAAAGGCCAAAGAAGCAGCAAAAGACTAATAGTTGGAACTCTTGCACATCTGATCCAGTCACTTCACAGGCTGCTACTCCATCTTCTCACATTATCTCTTTCGAGAAATCGTTGAAAACATCTCCAGCTACCCATCAACAACACTATGGTTTAAAGCCCAAGAGTGAAATTGAATCTAACAATTTGTTTGCTGATAATAGTCCATTGGATGGGAAGTTTGCTTTAGCCTATTATGGACAAGGTTCCAAGAAAATAGCAGCAGCTGGATCTGGTAGGACTCCTTCGCATGCACAAGATCATGTTATAGCTGAAAGAAAGCGTCGTGAAAAGCTTAGCCAGCGATTTATAGCTCTTTCATCCATTGTTCCCGGCCTTAAAAAG ATGGACAAGGCGTCTGTGCTTGGAGAAGCAATTAAGTACTTAAAGCATATGCAAGATCGTGTCAAAACATTAGAGGAACAAGCTGCAAAGAGACCAATGGAATCGGTAGTTTTTGTGAAGAAATCACAGGTTTACACGGACGACGACTTGTCGTCGTCAAGTGATGAGAACTTTGATGGTTCCTGTGACCAAACTCTACCGGAGATCGAAGCAAGAGTTTCAGACAAGGATGTCCTTATCAGAATCCACTGCGAAAACCAAAAAGGTTGCATACAGAAAATACTAAACCAAGTTGAAAAGCTTCCTCTAAATGTCACTAACACCAGCATTTTACCCTTTGGAAATTCAACTCTTGATGTTACTATTGTCGCTCAG GTGGAGGGTGAATTATTGATGACAGTTAAGGATGTAGTGAAAACCTTAAGACAAGGTCTGATCAATTAA